Below is a window of Spirochaetota bacterium DNA.
TCGCCGTTCACCGTACTGCGGGAAATACAATGAAGATAATGTCATGATCACGAGCGGTGTCTCCGGCGGCATCCTTCTTGCTTTTGCGGTGCTGCTGAACCCCGGCGATGAAGTGCTCATTCCCGACCCCTACTTTGTCATGTATCCGCACCTTGCCCGCTTTTTCGGCGCGGTGCCGAAGTTCATCGATACCTACCCGGATTTTCGCATCACGGAAGAGAAGCTGACCGCGGCGTATACGCCGAAAGCGAAGCTCATTGTCGTCAATTCACCGTCCAATCCCACCGGCGCGGTCAGTACGGAGGCCGATGCCGCGGTCATCCGTGCGTTCGCGAAGAAACACGGTCTTATCATCATCTCCGACGAAATATATGACGCGTTCGTGTATGACGGCGCGTTCGCGAGCATCGCCGATCTTCACGAAGAGACGATAGTGCTGAACGGCTTTTCCAAGAACCTCGCCATGACGGGGCTTCGCATCGGCTATGCGATGGGACCCGCGGACATCATCGCCGAGATGATAAAACTCCAGCAGTACACCTTCGTCTGCGCGCCGTCGATCGCACAGAAGGGCGTTCTTAAGCATCTTGACTACGATTTCAAGCCGATCTGCGATACCTATCGCCGCAAGCGCGACATCATCTACGACGGGCTTTCCAATAAATTCTCGCTTGCACGGCCGATGGGCGCGTTCTATGCGTTCCCGGGGCTCAGGAACGGGGAGACCGGTTCGCAATTCGTACAGCGTGCTATCGACAAAAAAGTTCTTATTATACCCGGCAATGTGTTTTCTGCACGAGACACCAATTTTCGTCTCTCCTTCGCCGCCGATGATGCGGTACTGAAAGAGGGCGTACGCATACTGACATCGCTTGTGTGAGGGGTTATGGACGAACGAAGGAATGACAGGAATAACGGCAATAGTAACGACAGGAATGACCGCGGCGGCCGCGGCAATTTCAACAATGACCGCAATCGCGGTCGGCGTCGGCGCCATCGCGACAGGCGCGGCGGCCGGCGGCGGGAACGCTCGCTCGACGAACTTGAGCGCGAATATGTGAATCGCCTGCGCAATGACGGCGTCGAGAAGCCCATATGCGCCCTCTGCGAGAAACCGATAATCGTCCTTAATCAGGCGATACGCCACCGGGAATCGGGAAAACCCGCTCATTTCGACTGCATCGTGCGTATGCTCCGCGAAACGATGCGCCCCGGTCCCCAGGAAAAGATCGCGTATCTCGGCGGGGGCAGTTTCGGCGTCATCGAAGAACGTAATCAGCACGGGCGTATACGCTTCACTGTACGCGAACGCCTGCAGTATGAGGAGCGCAAACGGCGCATTGAGCGGGATGC
It encodes the following:
- a CDS encoding aminotransferase class I/II-fold pyridoxal phosphate-dependent enzyme, with protein sequence MSRIALRMGGIDSSGIRKVFNLAQHIKDPINLSIGQPDFDVPESVKHDMISAIQGGFNKYTLTQGDADLRRGISSLPRYRRSPYCGKYNEDNVMITSGVSGGILLAFAVLLNPGDEVLIPDPYFVMYPHLARFFGAVPKFIDTYPDFRITEEKLTAAYTPKAKLIVVNSPSNPTGAVSTEADAAVIRAFAKKHGLIIISDEIYDAFVYDGAFASIADLHEETIVLNGFSKNLAMTGLRIGYAMGPADIIAEMIKLQQYTFVCAPSIAQKGVLKHLDYDFKPICDTYRRKRDIIYDGLSNKFSLARPMGAFYAFPGLRNGETGSQFVQRAIDKKVLIIPGNVFSARDTNFRLSFAADDAVLKEGVRILTSLV